Part of the Ornithinimicrobium flavum genome, CTGGTTGGCCTGGGCCAGGATCTGGGTGCGGTCCTCCAGGACGTGGCGCAGGTCGCCGACGTAGATGGCGATCATCGACATCGACTGGCTGACCGAGATGACGGGGAAGCCGGTCTGCTTGGCGACCCGCTCGGCGGTGCGGTGCCGGGTGCCGCTCTCGCGGGTCTCGATCGAGCGGTCGGGCACCAGCTGCACGGCGGCGCGCAGGATGCGAGTGCCGTCCCGGGACAGGACCACCCCGCCGTCCATCTTCGTCAGCTCCCGCAGCCGGCTGGCCGAGAACTCCACGTCCAGGTCGAAACCCCCGGTGCTGATGGAGTCGACCACCCGGTCGCTGCCCAGCACGACCAGCGCGCCGGTGCGGCCGCGCAGGATGCGCTCCAGCCCGTCGCGCAGCTCGGTGCCCGGGGCGACGGCCGCCATGGTCGCCCGCAGCACGTCTTCGTCGGAGCGCTCAGCCACGCCTGTGCCCCTTCCCCGCAGATCCGCCTCACCCTGCCCGGGGAGGGACCCGGCGGGTGCGGGCCGTCCGACGTCCCGCTCGGGCACAGGATACGGGTGGGCTGCGGCGTTCTTGTCCTCCTGCGGGACAGTCGTTACCCATTCTTGACCGGGGGCCCCGGCCCGGTGGCGGGCCTCAGCCTGCGGGGTGGAGCCGGGCGCGGGCGGTCGCCGGCAGGCGGGCGGCCGCGGACTCGGCCGCCGCGACGACCAGACCCACGGCGTCGGCGAGCGTCGGGACCTCGTGGACGCGCATGCCGGTCGGAGGCCCGCCCTCGCTGAGCGAGCCCGCGGGGACGACCGCCTCGGTGAAGCCGATCCGGGCCGCCTCGGTGAGCCGGCGCGGGAGCCCGGTGACCGGCCGCAGGTCGCCCGACAGCCCGACCTCCCCCACGGCGATGGTGCTCACCGGGAGGGCGAGGTCGGCCTTGGCGCTGGTGAGGGCCAGGGCCAGGGCCAGGTCGACCGCGGGCTCGGACAGCCGGACGCCACCGACGGTGGAGGCGTAGCAGTCGTTGCGGGCCAACGGCACCCCGCCCCGCTGGGACAGGACGGCGAGCACCATGGCCAGGCGGGCCGAGTCGAGACCGCTCGTGGTGCGGCGGGGGCTGCCGACCTCCTCGCCGCCCACCAGCGCCTGCACCTCCGCCACCAGGGGCCGGCGCCCCTCGAGGGTGACGGTGACGCAGGTCCCCGGCACGGGCCGGTCGCGGCTGGTGAGGAAGAGGCCGCTGGGGTCGGCCAGCCCGGTGATCCCCGCGTCGCCCAGGTCGAAGCACCCGACCTCGTCCGTGGGGCCGAAGCGGTTCTTCACCGCACGCACCAGCCGCAGCCGGGAGTGCCGCTCGCCCTCGAAGCCGACCACGACGTCCACCAGGTGCTCGAGCAGGCGTGGCCCGGCGATGGCGCCGTCCTTGGTGACGTGCCCGATGAGGATGGTCGCCGTCCCGCGCGACTTGGCGGCCTGGATCAGCGCCGCCGCGACCTCCCGCACCTGGCTGACGTTGCCCGGCGACCCCTCCACCTCGGCGCTCGCGACCGTCTGCACCGAGTCGACGACGAGCAGGGTGGGGGCGATCCGCTCGAGCTGGCCGAGGATCGTCGCGAGGTCGGTCTCGGCCGCGAGGAAGAGCTGGTCGGCGACGGCGCCGATGCGCTCGGCCCGGAGCTTGACCTGGGCCGCCGACTCCTCGCCGGAGACGTAGAGCACCTGCAGCCCCGACCGGGCGGCCCGGGCGGCGACGTCCAGGGCCAGGGTGGACTTGCCGATGCCCGGCTCGCCGGCCATGAGGACCACGGCGCCGGGGACGAGGCCGCCTCCCAGGACGCGGTCGAACTCCTCGACCCCGGTCGGGCGGGCCCGGGCCTGCTGGGCGTCCACCTCGGCGATCGGCACGGCGGGGCGGACCGGGGGCACGGCGTTGGTCCGGACCGCCGACGCGGCCCCCACCTCCGCGACCGTGCCCCAGGCCTGGCACTCGCCGCACCGGCCGACCCACTTCGCGGTCTGCCACCCGCACTCGCCGCACCGGTATGCCGGACCTCTCGCCTTCGCCACACGCCCCAGGGTAGGTGGCGGGTCCGACAGGCCCGTGCCGTCCTCACCGGGGGCGCGGGCTCCCACCCTGGGCGGCCCGCGTCGCCGGGTGCACGTGCAGCGGCAGGAGCGGGCGACCACCGGGCCCGCCCAGGGCCTCGACCGCGGCCAGGTGCACCTCGCAGGCGCGCGCCAGCTCCGCGTAGGCCGCCGGGCCGAGCAACTCCACCAGCTCGGCGCGCAGGGAGACGAACACCGGCTCGGACCCGGTGTGCGCCTCCGGGGCGTTCGTGCAGTACCAGTCCAGGTCGTGCCCGCCCGGGCCCCAGCCCCGCCGGTCGTACTCCCCGACCGAGATCTCCAGGTGGGAGGTGCCGTCGGCGCTGCTCACCTCCCGGTACTCCCGCCGCAGCGGCAGCTGCCAGCACACGTCCGGCTTGGTCGTCAGCGGCTCCAGCCCGCGGTCGACCGCGTGCCGGTGCAGGGCGCAGCCGGGTCCGCCGGGGAAGTCCCCGCGGTTCAGCAGCACGCAGGCGCCGTCGACCACGCGCGTGCTGGTGGAGCCGTCCTCGTCCGTGACCCACCACCCCTCGGTCCGGCCGGTGCCGCGCAGCTGCCACTCGTCGGCCCCGAGCGACTCCACCACCGCCGTCACCCGGGCCAGGTCGTCCGCGTCGGTGAAGTGCGCCCCGAGGGTGCAGCACCCCGCGTCCGGCGCCCCGGCGTCGATCCCCGGGCACCGGCCCTCGGCGTAGAGACAGTGCCACCTCGAGGTGAGCCAGGTCAGGTCGGCCCGGACCCGCTGGGCCGGCTCGTCGGGGTCCTGGATCTCGGCCCACAGGCCCGGACGGTCCAACGGGGTCTGCGTCACCGGCCCAGCGTAGGTGGGATACTGGAAGCATGCGCCTGGGTGTGATCGACGTCGGTTCGAACACCGTTCACCTCCTGGTCGTCGACGCCCACCCGGGCGCCCACCCGATGCCCGACTTCTCGCACAAGGCGACCCTGCGCCTGGCCGAGCACCTGACCCCGGAGGGGGACATCAGCGCGGAGGGTGCCAGGACGCTGGCCCGCTTCGTCACCGACTGCGTCGAGGTGGCCGAGAGCCGGGGGGCCTCCGAGCTCATGGCCTTCGCCACCAGCGCTATCCGGGACGCCGGGAACACCGAGGACGTCCTGGCGCGCGTGAGGAAGGAGTCCGGGGTCACCCTCGAGGTGCTCCCGGGGGAGGACGAGGCGCGGGCCACCTTCCTGGCGGTCCGGCGATGGTTCGGCTGGTCCGCCGGCCGGCTGCTCACGGTCGACATCGGGGGTGGCTCCCTGGAGCTCGCCGCGGGGCTGGACGAGGAGCCGGACGTCGCGGTGTCCCTGCCGCTGGGGGCGGGCCGGCTGTCGCGCGAGCTGTCGGCCGACCCTCCGGGCGAGCAGGAGCTGCGGGCGCTGGGCAAACGGGTGCGGTCGCAGGTGGCGACGGCCCTGCCGACCCTCGCGCGGGTCGGGGTCCCCCAGCTGGCCACCGGCAGCAGCAAGACCATCCGCTCCCTGGCCCGGGCGTGCGGGGCGGCGCCCCGGGCCGAGGGTCTCTACCACCCCAGGTCGCTGCGCCGCGCCGACCTGGCCGACCTCACGCCGCGGCTGGCGCGGATGACGGCCGCGGAGCGGGCGTCGTTGCCCGGTGTGTCCGCCGAGCGCGCCACCCAGCTGCTGGCCGGCGCCGTGGTCCTGGAGGCGGTCCTCGACCTCGCCGACGTCGAGGAGCTCGCGATCTGCCCGTGGGCCCTGCGTGAGGGGCTCATCCTTCGTTTCCTGGACGGACTGTCCGATGACTGATCCCGCGCCCTCGTCCCCGCTCGACGACACCGGCACCACCGGGCTCGACACCACCCCCGCCGGCACCGGCCCGGCGCCGGGGGCCAGCGGCCCCATACCCGTCCACGTCTCGACCTCGTCGGTCTACCCCGAGAACGCCGCCTACGCGTTCGACCTCGCGCAGCGGCTGGGCTACGACGGGGTGGAGATCATGGTCTGGACCGACCCGGTCACGCAGGAGGCGGGGGCCCTCAACGCGCTGGCCAACCTGCACGAGCTCAGGATCGGGGCCATCCACGCGCCCACGCTGCTGCTCGCCCAGCGGCTGTGGGGCTGGGAGCCGTGGGGCAAGATCGAGCGGGCGCTCGACCTCGCGGCGGAGGTCAACGCCCAGTGCGTGGTGGTGCACCCGCCCTTCCGCTGGCAGCAGGGGTATGCCGAGGGGTTCGTGGAGGGCGTCGCGGAGCGCGAGAAGCGGTGGGGCGTGCCGATCGCCGTCGAGAACATGTTCCCCTGGCGCACGGGCGCGTCGGCGATGCAGGCCTACCTCCCGGGGCCCGACCCCCGGGACTACCCCTACGCTAACGTCACCCTCGACATCAGCCACGCCGCGACCGCGGGCACCGACGCGCTGGAGCTCGCCCGGGACCTGGCCGACCGCATCCGGCACGTCCACCTCGGCGACTCCTTCGGCTCCTTCAAGGACGAGCACCTCGTGCCCGGCCGGGGGGCGCAGAAGTGCCGGGAGGTGCTCGAGCTGCTCGTGGAGCGGGACTTCACCGGGGTGGTCAGCCTGGAGGTGGGGACGCGCCGGATGAAGCCGGCCGACCGGGAGCAGGCCCTCGCCGAGTCGCTCGCCTTCGCCCGTGAGCACCTGGGCCAGCACGACCTGCCAGGGGCCCGGCCGCGCGCCTCGTGACCGGGCGTAGCCTAGCCCCCATGGTCCTCGCCAACCTCGATCCCTCCCAGGTGCTGCGCCAGACCATCCTCGGCATGAGCCGCAACGACCAGCTCCGGTCGGCGATCGAGAAGGCCCCCGTGAGCAGGGACATCGTCAAGCGTTTCGTCGGCGGGGTCAGCAGCTCGGACGCGGTCCGCACCGCGACGGAGCTGGTGGACACCCGTCGGCTGGTGACCATCGACTACCTCGGCGAGGACACCCTCGACCCCGCCCAGGCGGCGCAC contains:
- the radA gene encoding DNA repair protein RadA, producing the protein MAKARGPAYRCGECGWQTAKWVGRCGECQAWGTVAEVGAASAVRTNAVPPVRPAVPIAEVDAQQARARPTGVEEFDRVLGGGLVPGAVVLMAGEPGIGKSTLALDVAARAARSGLQVLYVSGEESAAQVKLRAERIGAVADQLFLAAETDLATILGQLERIAPTLLVVDSVQTVASAEVEGSPGNVSQVREVAAALIQAAKSRGTATILIGHVTKDGAIAGPRLLEHLVDVVVGFEGERHSRLRLVRAVKNRFGPTDEVGCFDLGDAGITGLADPSGLFLTSRDRPVPGTCVTVTLEGRRPLVAEVQALVGGEEVGSPRRTTSGLDSARLAMVLAVLSQRGGVPLARNDCYASTVGGVRLSEPAVDLALALALTSAKADLALPVSTIAVGEVGLSGDLRPVTGLPRRLTEAARIGFTEAVVPAGSLSEGGPPTGMRVHEVPTLADAVGLVVAAAESAAARLPATARARLHPAG
- a CDS encoding Ppx/GppA phosphatase family protein, with the translated sequence MRLGVIDVGSNTVHLLVVDAHPGAHPMPDFSHKATLRLAEHLTPEGDISAEGARTLARFVTDCVEVAESRGASELMAFATSAIRDAGNTEDVLARVRKESGVTLEVLPGEDEARATFLAVRRWFGWSAGRLLTVDIGGGSLELAAGLDEEPDVAVSLPLGAGRLSRELSADPPGEQELRALGKRVRSQVATALPTLARVGVPQLATGSSKTIRSLARACGAAPRAEGLYHPRSLRRADLADLTPRLARMTAAERASLPGVSAERATQLLAGAVVLEAVLDLADVEELAICPWALREGLILRFLDGLSDD
- a CDS encoding sugar phosphate isomerase/epimerase family protein, encoding MTDPAPSSPLDDTGTTGLDTTPAGTGPAPGASGPIPVHVSTSSVYPENAAYAFDLAQRLGYDGVEIMVWTDPVTQEAGALNALANLHELRIGAIHAPTLLLAQRLWGWEPWGKIERALDLAAEVNAQCVVVHPPFRWQQGYAEGFVEGVAEREKRWGVPIAVENMFPWRTGASAMQAYLPGPDPRDYPYANVTLDISHAATAGTDALELARDLADRIRHVHLGDSFGSFKDEHLVPGRGAQKCREVLELLVERDFTGVVSLEVGTRRMKPADREQALAESLAFAREHLGQHDLPGARPRAS